GAGCAAATGTTTCCCCACATAGATCACAGCTGtatggcttctctccagtgtgaacacgCTGGTGAGACTTAAGGTTAcctttgagagaaaaagttaccccacattgttcacaccgGTACGGCTTCTCTCCGGTGTGAACGCGTCGGTGCATTTTTAGGCAATACATCCTGGAGAAGGTTTTGCAACATagatcacagctgtacggcttctctccagtgtgaacacgCTGGTGTTTTTTAAGGCTACTTCTCACAGAAAACGTTTTCCCGCATTGTTCACAccagtacggcttctctccagtgtgaatgcgctggtgGATTTTCAGGCTACCGCTCTCAGAGAATGTTCTACCACACagatcacagctgtacggcttctctccagtgtgaatgcgttgaTGAATCTTTAAATGTCCAGATGTTGTGAAGGATTTGTCACACTGCTGACAGTGGTGACGTTTGggtccctctcctcctctctgtttctatggcaacagagaaagagagagtgaacaACCTTCTTAAACCCTGGACTTGTTCTCACTCACAATTTTTACTCTTCATACAATAATTTATGACCAAATGAAGGAAAATATGTGCTGCTTGCagacatattatattattattatggaggaaaatgtacttttcatAACT
The Etheostoma cragini isolate CJK2018 chromosome 4, CSU_Ecrag_1.0, whole genome shotgun sequence genome window above contains:
- the LOC117942692 gene encoding zinc finger protein 239-like — protein: MEEDNQNPEQRNNKVPRRQSAGPDSDSSHVQKQRGGEGPKRHHCQQCDKSFTTSGHLKIHQRIHTGEKPYSCDLCGRTFSESGSLKIHQRIHTGEKPYWCEQCGKTFSVRSSLKKHQRVHTGEKPYSCDLCCKTFSRMYCLKMHRRVHTGEKPYRCDLCGETFAQSSSLKSHQRVHTGEKPYSCDLCGTTFSERANLKYHQRIHTGEKPYWCDQCGKTFSVRSRLKQHQLIHTASL